A stretch of Imperialibacter roseus DNA encodes these proteins:
- a CDS encoding phytanoyl-CoA dioxygenase family protein — protein sequence MKARVGFGSIDYKVEGEPFVGRNEVLAKLDDDLTSRRNWHKQGYVIKKFLPSGTYLQFHGGMEELFRKCLSRAGVEVSSNFKSSNYHELVKSNYDLHLKVIEQTKLLQWYDLPIHVSIIEEVVSEIVSVPVRSIKPMNGERVFHFRVVRPGEPDFNPLHRDAWQAENKGAINIYVPLVGSNQNSSLLLAPGSHLWPEHRITRTKEGAVMNGVKFNVPGVIDSQIPINLERPNPGINHVMVFSPYLIHGGAINKNRRTTRISLEMRFWRK from the coding sequence ATGAAGGCAAGAGTAGGATTTGGATCAATTGACTACAAGGTGGAAGGGGAGCCTTTTGTTGGCAGGAATGAGGTACTGGCAAAGCTGGATGATGATCTTACTTCAAGAAGAAACTGGCACAAACAGGGCTATGTAATAAAGAAGTTCCTCCCTTCTGGCACCTACCTTCAATTTCATGGCGGTATGGAAGAACTATTCCGCAAGTGCCTTAGCCGGGCAGGTGTCGAAGTCAGCTCAAATTTCAAGTCAAGCAATTACCACGAGCTGGTAAAAAGCAATTATGATCTTCACCTTAAAGTAATCGAACAAACCAAACTGCTGCAATGGTATGATCTGCCTATTCATGTGTCAATAATTGAGGAGGTTGTCTCAGAGATAGTGTCGGTACCCGTGAGGTCTATCAAGCCCATGAACGGAGAAAGAGTTTTCCATTTTCGGGTGGTGAGGCCAGGGGAGCCAGACTTCAATCCGTTGCACCGTGACGCCTGGCAGGCAGAAAACAAGGGTGCCATCAATATCTATGTGCCGCTTGTGGGTAGCAATCAAAACTCGTCACTATTGCTGGCTCCGGGCTCGCATTTGTGGCCTGAACACAGAATTACCCGAACGAAGGAAGGAGCTGTCATGAATGGCGTGAAGTTCAATGTGCCAGGGGTGATAGACTCTCAAATTCCGATCAATCTTGAGCGGCCTAACCCGGGTATCAACCATGTGATGGTGTTTTCTCCCTACCTGATCCATGGCGGGGCTATCAATAAAAACCGAAGAACTACACGGATATCACTTGAAATGAGATTTTGGCGCAAATAA
- the rsgA gene encoding ribosome small subunit-dependent GTPase A: MKGRVIKSTGSWYSVLLENKEVVNCRLRGKFKLDKQKVTNPVTVGDWVEILVEPSSDTEYIITDIYPRDNYIIRKSPKKLAYGHLLASNIDLAVLVASVVYPKTSTGFIDRFLVTAEAYRIPSLILFNKKDLWDEEARSFVEEMVNTYKSIGYSSLIMSSFNDVDIQKLREVLHGKTSLFSGHSGVGKSTLLNKLTGNITQKTQEVSDFANKGVHTTTFAEMFEIEKNTFVIDTPGIKELALAEIEEEELSHYFPEMRELIGQCKYHNCTHTHEPGCAIVEALNNGKVPASRYNSYLSMYDDEDNRR, translated from the coding sequence ATGAAGGGCAGAGTCATTAAGTCGACAGGTTCGTGGTATTCAGTGCTGCTGGAAAATAAAGAAGTGGTGAACTGCCGACTCCGGGGAAAATTCAAACTGGACAAGCAGAAGGTGACCAACCCGGTAACGGTTGGCGACTGGGTGGAAATACTTGTTGAACCAAGTTCTGACACCGAGTATATTATTACTGATATTTACCCCCGAGACAACTACATCATTAGAAAGTCGCCCAAAAAACTGGCCTATGGGCACCTGCTGGCTTCTAATATCGACCTGGCAGTACTGGTTGCTTCCGTCGTTTACCCAAAAACTTCCACAGGCTTTATCGACAGATTTTTAGTCACTGCCGAAGCCTACCGCATACCTTCCCTTATTTTGTTCAATAAAAAAGACTTGTGGGACGAGGAGGCACGCAGTTTTGTGGAAGAAATGGTGAACACGTACAAATCGATAGGTTATTCGTCACTCATAATGTCGTCATTTAACGACGTGGATATTCAAAAGCTAAGAGAAGTACTGCACGGAAAAACATCGCTGTTTTCAGGCCATTCAGGCGTAGGAAAATCGACCCTTTTGAATAAGCTCACTGGCAATATCACCCAAAAAACGCAGGAAGTGTCTGACTTTGCGAACAAGGGCGTCCATACCACGACATTCGCCGAAATGTTTGAAATTGAAAAAAATACTTTTGTAATTGATACGCCGGGCATAAAGGAGCTGGCTTTGGCAGAAATTGAAGAGGAAGAGCTTAGCCATTATTTCCCTGAGATGCGGGAACTCATTGGCCAATGTAAGTACCATAACTGTACTCATACCCATGAGCCTGGGTGTGCCATAGTTGAGGCACTGAATAATGGAAAAGTGCCGGCCAGCAGATACAACAGCTATCTGTCGATGTACGACGACGAGGACAATCGCCGGTAG
- a CDS encoding sulfotransferase family 2 domain-containing protein — protein sequence MFYYPNIIPDPEKKVAYLLIPKAGSSSIIYLLLHGDINSGKIDNREEEIERAAFYFRATKLSPLPSGTEYFSVVRNPFTRLVSAYLDTYKTSDSFKSNYDCYFFGLFRQEYSFTEFADCISLIPRQLLIDQLKPQQMIIKSFRAKTIRLF from the coding sequence TTGTTCTACTACCCAAATATAATTCCAGATCCTGAAAAGAAAGTGGCTTATCTCCTGATACCCAAGGCCGGAAGCTCTTCGATTATTTATTTACTACTGCACGGAGACATTAACTCAGGGAAAATTGACAACAGAGAGGAAGAAATTGAGAGAGCTGCATTTTACTTCAGAGCCACAAAACTCTCTCCTCTGCCGAGCGGCACCGAGTATTTTAGTGTTGTTAGAAATCCATTTACCAGGCTTGTGTCGGCATATCTCGATACATACAAAACCAGCGACTCTTTCAAGAGCAACTATGATTGCTATTTTTTTGGTTTATTCAGACAAGAGTATTCATTTACTGAGTTTGCTGATTGCATTTCCTTAATACCCAGGCAACTGTTAATCGATCAATTAAAACCACAACAAATGATCATCAAAAGCTTTCGGGCAAAAACGATAAGGCTATTCTAG
- a CDS encoding 3-deoxy-D-manno-octulosonic acid transferase — translation MIYFLYKAGAWLYFALIRIVAVVNPKAALFYKGRKNLFQNLADNLPASSEPLVWFHAASLGEFEQGRPVIEELKRRLPNVRILLTFFSPSGFEVRKGYAMVDYICYLPIESAENVKRFYDLTNPTLAVFVKYEFWKEYIDQAHSRNIPLLSISSIFWEAQIYFKSYGKFLRESLYHFDHFFVQNETSKQLLESINIDKITVAGDTRFDRVTAIRQQARDIEIARAFKDDELVIVLGSVWESDMKVLFPALNSLGKKVKIIIAPHQIESDFLSRIEMKFNHPSVRFSKATAETAANFRLLLIDNIGMLSSLYGYGEIAFVGGGFRGGLHNTLEPAAFSIPVLWGDSESNARFAEIAGLIDSGGGLPISNSADATNVLTDLVENTESRTQKGKAAGDFVQSKTGATSTIVDYLTKQLK, via the coding sequence ATGATCTACTTCCTTTATAAAGCAGGGGCCTGGTTATACTTTGCTTTAATAAGAATTGTTGCTGTTGTTAACCCGAAAGCTGCCCTTTTCTATAAGGGAAGAAAGAACTTGTTTCAAAACCTCGCAGATAATTTACCTGCTAGCAGCGAGCCACTTGTTTGGTTTCATGCCGCCTCACTGGGAGAGTTTGAGCAGGGACGGCCCGTAATTGAAGAACTCAAAAGAAGGCTGCCAAACGTGAGGATTCTGCTCACTTTCTTTTCACCATCTGGCTTTGAGGTCAGAAAAGGGTATGCGATGGTCGACTATATCTGCTATCTGCCCATTGAGTCTGCAGAAAACGTCAAGCGTTTCTATGACCTCACCAACCCCACGCTGGCTGTATTTGTGAAGTATGAGTTTTGGAAAGAATATATCGACCAGGCACATAGCCGAAACATTCCGCTACTGTCCATTTCATCTATTTTTTGGGAAGCCCAGATTTACTTCAAAAGCTATGGCAAGTTCCTTCGGGAGTCGCTCTACCATTTCGATCACTTCTTTGTGCAAAATGAAACCAGCAAGCAATTGCTTGAAAGTATCAACATCGACAAAATAACCGTAGCCGGTGATACAAGATTTGACAGAGTGACCGCCATAAGGCAGCAAGCAAGGGACATTGAGATAGCCAGAGCATTTAAAGACGATGAGTTGGTCATTGTGCTCGGAAGTGTCTGGGAAAGTGACATGAAAGTACTCTTTCCAGCCCTCAACTCATTGGGCAAGAAAGTCAAAATCATTATTGCCCCACACCAAATTGAGTCAGATTTTCTGTCCAGGATTGAAATGAAATTCAATCACCCCTCTGTCCGTTTTTCGAAGGCGACGGCTGAAACAGCAGCCAACTTCAGGCTTCTGTTGATCGATAATATTGGGATGCTATCATCTCTTTATGGTTATGGAGAAATTGCCTTTGTGGGAGGAGGCTTTCGGGGAGGGCTTCACAATACACTGGAACCAGCAGCTTTTAGCATTCCAGTTCTTTGGGGCGACAGCGAATCAAATGCAAGGTTTGCGGAAATCGCAGGTCTTATCGACTCGGGAGGTGGGCTGCCAATAAGCAACTCAGCCGACGCTACCAATGTGCTCACCGATCTGGTGGAAAACACAGAATCAAGAACGCAGAAAGGCAAGGCAGCGGGAGATTTCGTGCAAAGCAAAACTGGAGCCACCAGCACCATAGTTGACTACCTCACCAAACAACTTAAATAG
- a CDS encoding quinone-dependent dihydroorotate dehydrogenase, producing the protein MYKALIKPLFFLLSPEKAHYLAMDLLSLACKIPGGKWLMSTLFRYNRPTLEKEVFGIKFPNPVGLAAGFDKDARWIDSLDALGFGFIEIGTLTPKAQDGNPKPRLFRLPEDESLINRMGFNNQGVDAAVARLRQRKSRVIVGGNIGKNKVTPNEKAVDDYVLNFLKLFDVVDYFVVNVSSPNTPNLRALQEKEPLKELLSSLQTVNLSKPAPKPILLKIAPDLTNSQLDDVVEIVTETGIAGIIATNTTISRDGLVTDRQKVEQIGAGGLSGKILKSRSTEVIRYLHEKTGGSIPIIGVGGISTAADAKEKLDAGASLVQVYSGFIYEGPAIVKNILKQL; encoded by the coding sequence ATGTACAAAGCCCTTATTAAGCCCCTCTTTTTCCTCCTTTCCCCTGAAAAAGCGCACTATCTCGCCATGGATTTGCTTTCGCTGGCTTGCAAAATACCTGGCGGAAAGTGGCTGATGTCTACACTCTTTCGCTACAATCGACCGACACTTGAAAAGGAAGTCTTTGGTATCAAATTCCCCAATCCGGTGGGCCTGGCCGCTGGGTTCGACAAAGATGCCAGGTGGATCGACAGCCTGGATGCTCTGGGGTTTGGCTTTATTGAAATCGGTACATTGACGCCAAAAGCGCAGGACGGAAACCCGAAACCACGGCTTTTCAGGTTGCCTGAAGATGAGTCTCTAATTAACCGCATGGGGTTCAACAACCAGGGAGTAGACGCTGCGGTGGCAAGGCTTCGCCAAAGAAAGTCTAGGGTAATTGTTGGCGGCAATATTGGCAAAAACAAAGTGACCCCGAATGAGAAAGCTGTCGACGACTACGTGCTCAACTTCCTGAAGCTATTTGATGTGGTCGACTATTTCGTAGTGAATGTAAGCTCGCCCAATACGCCCAACCTCAGGGCGCTACAGGAAAAGGAGCCTCTAAAAGAGCTGCTATCCAGCTTGCAAACGGTGAACCTTTCCAAGCCAGCACCTAAGCCTATTCTGCTGAAAATTGCTCCCGATTTGACCAACAGCCAGTTGGATGACGTAGTGGAAATTGTCACGGAAACCGGCATTGCTGGCATTATTGCCACCAACACCACTATCAGCAGAGATGGCCTTGTTACTGACCGCCAAAAGGTAGAACAAATTGGCGCAGGTGGTCTCAGTGGAAAGATTCTGAAATCAAGATCCACCGAAGTTATTCGCTACCTGCACGAAAAGACCGGAGGAAGTATTCCCATTATTGGCGTGGGTGGCATCTCTACAGCCGCCGATGCGAAGGAGAAACTTGACGCTGGTGCATCACTTGTGCAGGTGTACTCTGGCTTTATTTACGAAGGCCCGGCCATTGTGAAAAATATTCTAAAACAGCTTTGA
- a CDS encoding DUF6588 family protein, producing the protein MKSVFTKVFSCLGLALFIVVFSSKESKGQDFSEVLKAQGDDAEKLLENYVGPFFTGFGVGMANGWYNTAAPHKFPGFDLTVSVNLASVPQEGQVFKFNASDYSSITGVSQNGGAAQSTADVETLFGPGDTESELQLSYQREYQGQTYTVNSAVELPSGFGFPYVPTPVAQLGIGLPKGTDLKLRLMPTIASEDFSISLFGIGVMHDFKQWIPGMKVLPFDASVLIGYTKLSAENSFAGSEITDDGTGEISVSSLTYQILVSKKLSILTVYGGFGANSIKSNLKMLGTYTIQAEASNGAAADIELQDPVDLMFKSGGARATIGLRLKLAILTLHGDYTVQKYNTLSVGVGFSVR; encoded by the coding sequence ATGAAGTCTGTTTTTACAAAAGTTTTTAGTTGTCTCGGGTTAGCCCTTTTTATTGTTGTGTTTTCTTCAAAGGAGTCAAAAGGTCAGGATTTCTCTGAAGTGTTGAAAGCGCAAGGCGATGATGCCGAAAAATTGCTGGAAAACTACGTAGGGCCCTTTTTTACCGGCTTTGGCGTAGGGATGGCCAATGGTTGGTACAACACTGCCGCTCCCCACAAATTTCCCGGTTTTGATTTGACTGTTTCCGTGAATTTGGCCTCAGTTCCGCAAGAAGGGCAGGTTTTTAAGTTCAATGCGTCCGACTACAGTTCTATTACTGGCGTGAGTCAAAATGGAGGCGCTGCCCAAAGCACTGCCGATGTGGAAACACTTTTCGGGCCAGGAGACACTGAATCAGAATTACAGTTAAGTTATCAAAGAGAATACCAGGGGCAGACCTATACGGTAAATAGCGCTGTTGAGCTACCTTCAGGGTTTGGGTTTCCTTATGTACCAACACCTGTGGCACAATTGGGCATAGGCTTGCCGAAAGGCACGGATTTGAAACTGAGGTTGATGCCAACTATTGCTTCAGAGGACTTTTCCATCAGCCTATTCGGTATTGGTGTCATGCATGACTTCAAACAATGGATTCCTGGAATGAAAGTGCTCCCTTTTGATGCCTCGGTACTTATTGGCTACACAAAGCTTAGTGCCGAAAACAGCTTTGCTGGTTCTGAAATCACTGATGACGGAACCGGGGAGATTTCAGTTAGCTCGCTGACTTACCAGATACTTGTATCGAAAAAGCTATCCATCCTTACTGTGTACGGCGGGTTTGGCGCCAATTCGATCAAGTCGAACTTGAAAATGTTGGGCACTTATACCATACAAGCCGAAGCTTCCAACGGTGCTGCTGCCGATATAGAATTGCAAGACCCCGTCGACTTGATGTTCAAGTCAGGCGGCGCAAGAGCCACCATCGGACTTCGTTTGAAACTGGCGATCCTCACTCTTCATGGTGACTACACCGTGCAGAAGTACAACACCCTAAGTGTTGGCGTTGGATTTAGCGTCAGATAA
- a CDS encoding glycosyltransferase family 2 protein: protein MKSVSIILVCYNQEQFVAEAIESVFEQSYGNIQLIIVDDCSTDNSQYVIREAIKGRPEIQFIANSENAGNCAAFNSGMVMATGEFIIDLAGDDVLLADRVSKQVAFFESLSDKYGVIYSNANYINEKGAFLGCHFSSRIVPPQGDIYKELISTYFIAPPTMMFRKQVIDDLGGYDEQLAYEDFDFWVRSARKYKYAYQPEVLTSIRKHSSSLSTGWYKKGDRQLYSTYLICLKIQQMNRSAEEDQALIRRLRYEIRQSVFSANHKEATLFLDLLKGYGRLPLIYLILELINRSKIDFRWLRNSYHWLQRHLFAPKSHFK, encoded by the coding sequence TTGAAGTCAGTTTCAATCATTCTCGTATGTTATAACCAGGAGCAATTCGTCGCCGAGGCAATTGAATCAGTGTTTGAACAAAGCTACGGCAATATTCAGTTGATTATAGTTGATGATTGTAGCACGGACAATAGCCAGTATGTAATCAGAGAAGCAATCAAAGGGAGACCAGAAATTCAATTTATAGCCAACAGTGAAAATGCTGGAAACTGTGCCGCATTTAATTCGGGAATGGTGATGGCTACTGGAGAATTTATTATCGACTTAGCAGGTGACGATGTTTTGTTGGCAGACAGGGTATCAAAGCAAGTTGCTTTTTTTGAGTCTCTGTCTGACAAGTATGGTGTTATTTATTCAAACGCAAATTACATCAACGAGAAAGGTGCATTTTTGGGATGTCATTTCTCTTCACGTATTGTTCCTCCGCAGGGTGATATATACAAAGAGTTGATCTCTACCTACTTTATCGCTCCCCCCACTATGATGTTCCGGAAGCAGGTAATTGATGATCTTGGTGGATATGATGAACAGCTCGCCTATGAAGACTTCGATTTTTGGGTAAGGTCGGCCAGGAAGTATAAGTATGCCTATCAGCCTGAAGTGCTAACTTCGATCAGGAAGCATTCAAGCTCTCTGTCGACGGGGTGGTACAAAAAAGGAGACAGACAGCTGTATTCCACCTACCTGATTTGCCTGAAAATTCAGCAAATGAACCGGTCAGCAGAGGAAGATCAGGCACTTATTCGAAGGCTCAGGTACGAAATACGCCAGTCGGTGTTTAGTGCCAACCACAAAGAAGCCACCTTGTTTTTGGATTTGCTTAAGGGATATGGACGCCTCCCTTTGATTTACCTTATTTTGGAGCTTATCAACCGCAGTAAAATTGATTTTAGGTGGTTGCGAAACAGTTACCATTGGCTGCAAAGGCATTTATTTGCGCCAAAATCTCATTTCAAGTGA
- a CDS encoding LolA family protein, translated as MTLKGVLSLLALVFTTFVYAQQDPAAREVLDAMSNKYRKVPAFTADFTYTLENPQEGLNEQFVGKITVKGAKFKLELEGQEIINDGETVWTYLGEVNEVTINTYSPGDAEINLNNIFDLYKTGYKYMMVDDMTTATKKTVDLVPDDKNLNYFKIRMDITSAGNNLNSFKIFDKSGNRYTYAITKFTEQPTLSDKVFVFDIAAHKGVEVIDFR; from the coding sequence ATGACATTAAAAGGAGTATTGAGTTTATTAGCATTAGTATTCACCACTTTTGTTTACGCACAGCAAGACCCGGCTGCAAGAGAAGTTCTTGACGCCATGAGTAATAAGTACCGCAAGGTACCAGCCTTCACTGCCGATTTTACTTATACGCTTGAGAATCCTCAGGAAGGACTTAACGAGCAGTTTGTGGGCAAAATCACCGTAAAAGGAGCAAAGTTTAAGCTTGAGCTCGAGGGGCAGGAAATCATCAATGATGGCGAAACCGTATGGACGTACCTTGGCGAAGTGAACGAGGTAACAATCAATACCTACAGCCCAGGGGATGCTGAAATTAACCTGAATAATATCTTTGACTTGTATAAAACAGGTTACAAATACATGATGGTGGATGATATGACCACCGCCACCAAAAAGACTGTGGACTTGGTTCCCGACGATAAAAACCTGAACTACTTCAAAATAAGGATGGATATAACAAGCGCAGGCAACAACCTGAACAGCTTTAAGATCTTCGACAAATCGGGTAACAGATACACTTACGCCATTACGAAATTCACTGAGCAGCCAACACTTAGCGACAAGGTGTTTGTGTTCGACATAGCTGCCCACAAGGGCGTTGAGGTGATTGACTTTCGTTAG
- the xerD gene encoding site-specific tyrosine recombinase XerD gives MAWELYIKQFKNYLKLERSLAQNSIDAYLHDVRLFAQFMEIKGLSLSPEEVKPKHIHDFLEHVNELGLAAHSQARIISGLKAYFRFLLNEGDIQKDPMALIESPKLGRKLPDTLDYNEIEQLLAAIDLSTPEGMRNRTILETLYGSGLRVSELVGLKRENVFLDVDFLRVLGKGSKERLVPLGSDSKKYLTMYMNEVRVHIPIKPGNESFVFLNRRGSKLSRVMVFMVIKDLAAKIGLKKKISPHTFRHSFATHLIEGGADLRAVQEMLGHESITTTEIYTHLDRDYLRQVITQYHPRS, from the coding sequence ATGGCCTGGGAACTCTACATTAAGCAATTTAAAAATTACCTGAAACTGGAGCGCTCTCTGGCTCAGAATTCTATCGACGCCTACCTCCACGATGTGCGCCTGTTTGCACAGTTTATGGAAATCAAAGGACTTTCGCTGAGCCCCGAAGAAGTAAAGCCAAAACACATCCACGACTTTCTGGAACATGTGAATGAACTTGGCCTGGCAGCCCATTCGCAGGCACGAATCATCTCCGGCCTCAAGGCCTACTTCCGGTTTCTGCTGAATGAGGGTGATATACAGAAAGACCCGATGGCGCTTATTGAATCGCCGAAATTGGGGCGTAAGCTACCCGACACCCTTGATTACAACGAAATAGAGCAGCTTCTGGCGGCCATTGACCTCTCGACCCCCGAGGGCATGCGAAACCGAACCATTCTGGAAACGCTCTACGGGTCGGGTCTCAGGGTGTCGGAATTAGTAGGTCTCAAAAGGGAAAACGTGTTTTTGGATGTGGATTTCCTGAGGGTGCTTGGTAAGGGGAGTAAAGAGAGGCTGGTTCCGCTTGGCTCCGATTCAAAAAAGTACCTGACTATGTACATGAATGAGGTACGAGTGCATATTCCCATCAAACCCGGCAATGAGAGCTTTGTGTTTTTAAACAGACGGGGCTCGAAGCTCAGCAGGGTAATGGTGTTTATGGTCATCAAAGACCTGGCAGCGAAAATTGGGCTAAAAAAGAAAATCAGCCCGCACACCTTCCGTCATTCTTTTGCTACCCACCTGATCGAAGGCGGTGCCGACCTGAGAGCTGTGCAGGAAATGTTGGGACACGAGTCGATCACCACCACGGAAATCTATACCCATCTTGACCGGGACTATCTGAGGCAGGTGATTACGCAGTACCATCCGAGGAGTTAA
- a CDS encoding FtsK/SpoIIIE family DNA translocase has translation MAKNTFKTNNYKKEEPKKESTPLPNFFKDKRTHLVFGFFLLILSIFLFVSFFSYLFSGKADQSVVESFMDTGIRASGSEIKNWLGLLGAVTSHFFIFKWFGIACLLVPPFLFIVGFKILFGKYLLPPFRVLSFSLFFIFWTSLLLGFFLLSSNEISEYGFLSGGIGYELALIFNEFMGWGTFLFLVFAFLAFNIYFFNITKLFTETVPAPVVENEAGEGEIVEETEEVSDEEELESWTVNGKENEEPIELALDKEPPVKEKSTGNVPLELLNEEDLEAEQEVDKALKKILSSSPKPSVAEDVALEVEEVEEEVVDGKLANYDPTLDLPKYKYPTPELLNDYPDNKVKVTKEELEANKDKIVETLTNFKIGISSIKATIGPTVTLYEIVPDAGVKISKIKNLEDDIALSLAALGIRIIAPIPGRGTIGIEVPNKNREMVDMKSVIMTEKFMKSDKELPVVLGKTISNEVFVLDLAKMPHMLMAGATGQGKSVGINVLLTSLIYKKHPSQLKFVLVDPKKVELTLFNTIERHFLAKLPNSEEAIITDTKKVIFTLNSLCIEMDQRYDLLKDAACRNIKEYNGKFVNRKLLPTKGHRFLPYIVVVIDELADLMMTAGKEIETPIARLAQLARAIGIHLVVATQRPSVNVITGVIKANFPARLSFRVASKIDSRTILDAGGADQLVGMGDMLLSTGSDIIRLQCAFVDTPEVERVCEFIAAQRGYDTAYILPEFDGDEGGESGVGEVDLSDRDALFDEAAKLIVMHQQGSTSLIQRKMKLGYNRAGRLIDQLEAAGIVGPFEGSKAREVLVKDEMELEFILKGLDN, from the coding sequence ATGGCAAAAAACACTTTCAAAACAAATAATTACAAAAAAGAAGAACCAAAGAAGGAGAGCACGCCCCTTCCCAATTTTTTCAAGGACAAAAGAACCCACCTCGTTTTCGGCTTCTTTTTGCTCATTCTTTCCATATTTCTATTTGTATCATTTTTCTCCTACTTGTTTTCGGGCAAGGCCGACCAAAGTGTGGTCGAGTCGTTCATGGACACGGGCATCAGAGCTTCCGGCTCAGAAATTAAAAACTGGCTGGGGCTTCTCGGGGCAGTCACCTCACACTTCTTTATTTTCAAGTGGTTTGGTATTGCGTGCCTGCTGGTTCCCCCGTTTCTATTCATCGTGGGGTTCAAAATACTATTTGGCAAATACCTGCTCCCCCCCTTTCGGGTACTTTCGTTCTCTTTGTTCTTCATCTTTTGGACAAGCCTCCTGCTGGGCTTCTTTTTGCTTTCCAGTAATGAGATTTCGGAATACGGATTCCTTAGCGGCGGCATCGGCTACGAGCTGGCCCTGATTTTTAACGAATTCATGGGCTGGGGCACCTTCTTGTTTTTGGTTTTCGCATTTCTGGCTTTCAACATCTATTTCTTCAACATCACTAAACTTTTTACTGAAACAGTTCCTGCTCCTGTAGTCGAAAATGAGGCTGGGGAGGGAGAAATTGTGGAAGAAACAGAAGAGGTTTCCGACGAAGAAGAGCTCGAAAGCTGGACTGTCAACGGAAAAGAAAACGAAGAGCCGATAGAGCTAGCCCTTGACAAAGAGCCGCCGGTAAAAGAAAAAAGCACTGGTAATGTGCCGCTGGAGCTACTCAACGAGGAAGATTTGGAGGCTGAGCAGGAGGTGGACAAAGCCCTCAAAAAAATCCTCAGTTCATCGCCCAAGCCTTCGGTCGCTGAAGACGTGGCCCTTGAGGTAGAGGAGGTTGAGGAAGAGGTAGTTGACGGAAAGCTGGCCAACTACGACCCCACTCTCGACCTGCCAAAATACAAGTATCCAACGCCTGAGCTGCTGAACGACTACCCCGACAACAAGGTAAAAGTTACAAAAGAAGAGCTGGAGGCCAACAAGGACAAGATTGTAGAGACCCTTACCAACTTCAAAATTGGCATTTCCAGCATCAAGGCGACCATAGGCCCCACAGTTACTCTCTACGAAATAGTGCCCGACGCCGGGGTGAAGATTTCGAAGATTAAGAACCTGGAAGATGATATTGCGCTAAGTCTGGCTGCTCTGGGAATACGGATTATTGCCCCTATTCCGGGAAGAGGAACCATAGGCATTGAAGTGCCTAACAAGAACAGGGAAATGGTGGACATGAAGTCGGTGATCATGACCGAGAAGTTCATGAAAAGCGACAAGGAGCTGCCCGTCGTTTTGGGAAAAACCATCTCCAACGAGGTTTTTGTTCTTGACCTTGCCAAAATGCCTCACATGCTGATGGCTGGAGCCACGGGACAGGGAAAGTCGGTGGGTATCAACGTACTGCTCACCTCTCTGATCTACAAAAAGCATCCGTCTCAACTCAAGTTTGTGCTGGTCGATCCGAAAAAGGTTGAATTAACGCTATTCAACACCATCGAGCGGCACTTTTTAGCGAAACTGCCCAATAGCGAAGAAGCTATTATCACCGATACCAAGAAAGTGATCTTCACGTTGAACTCGCTTTGTATCGAAATGGATCAGCGCTACGATTTACTGAAAGATGCCGCTTGCCGGAACATCAAAGAATACAATGGAAAGTTTGTTAACAGAAAACTGCTTCCGACCAAGGGGCACCGGTTCCTTCCTTACATCGTGGTGGTGATTGACGAATTAGCAGACCTGATGATGACAGCTGGGAAGGAGATAGAAACGCCCATTGCACGACTTGCGCAGTTGGCAAGGGCCATTGGCATTCACCTGGTGGTAGCCACGCAGCGCCCTTCAGTGAACGTAATCACTGGTGTGATCAAAGCGAACTTCCCGGCAAGGCTTTCTTTCAGGGTAGCCTCCAAAATTGACTCCCGCACCATTCTCGACGCCGGCGGCGCAGATCAGCTGGTGGGCATGGGCGATATGCTGCTGTCTACAGGAAGCGACATCATCAGGTTGCAATGCGCTTTTGTTGACACGCCAGAGGTAGAAAGGGTGTGCGAATTCATTGCAGCTCAAAGAGGTTATGACACCGCCTACATCCTTCCGGAATTTGATGGAGACGAGGGCGGCGAAAGCGGAGTGGGCGAAGTGGATCTATCGGACCGGGATGCCTTGTTTGACGAGGCAGCCAAGCTTATAGTTATGCACCAGCAGGGCAGCACTTCCCTGATTCAAAGAAAAATGAAACTCGGCTACAACAGGGCGGGAAGACTCATCGACCAGTTGGAAGCAGCCGGAATAGTAGGGCCATTTGAAGGCAGCAAGGCGAGAGAAGTGTTGGTAAAAGACGAAATGGAGCTGGAATTCATCCTTAAAGGGCTTGATAATTAA